A single window of Vibrio alfacsensis DNA harbors:
- a CDS encoding metalloregulator ArsR/SmtB family transcription factor gives MLPHQFFKLLSDETRVRCLMLVVREGETCVGDLAHALQESQPKISRHLAQLRSNGILVDKRQGQWVYYELSDQLPGWMQKLVDDLVASNCLKKEYQEDISRLHDKARAACC, from the coding sequence ATGCTTCCACATCAGTTCTTCAAACTTCTTTCCGACGAGACTCGTGTGCGTTGCTTAATGCTGGTGGTTCGTGAAGGGGAAACTTGTGTTGGTGACTTAGCGCATGCGTTACAAGAAAGCCAACCCAAGATTTCTCGTCATCTGGCTCAGCTAAGATCGAATGGTATCTTAGTTGATAAACGTCAGGGGCAATGGGTGTACTACGAGCTGTCCGATCAATTGCCAGGATGGATGCAAAAATTGGTTGATGACTTGGTCGCTTCGAACTGCTTGAAGAAAGAGTACCAAGAAGATATTTCACGATTGCATGATAAAGCTCGTGCAGCTTGCTGTTAG
- a CDS encoding EVE domain-containing protein: protein MAYWLFKTEPDTFSIDTLRTQKVSCWEGVRNYQARNMMRDQVKLGDLVLIYHSSCKNVGVAGIAKVTHEAYPDHFQFDLESDYYDPKSDPENPRWIMVDIEFVRKTERLIPLSVMKAMPELENMPLVKRGNRLSIMPVSEDEWQAILSKEKLPSRQ, encoded by the coding sequence ATGGCATATTGGTTATTTAAAACAGAACCAGATACCTTTTCTATTGACACGCTGCGAACCCAAAAGGTTTCATGTTGGGAGGGCGTTCGTAATTATCAGGCGCGCAATATGATGCGTGATCAAGTCAAATTGGGCGACTTGGTGCTGATATACCATTCCTCTTGCAAGAACGTTGGTGTGGCAGGTATTGCCAAAGTCACCCATGAAGCATACCCCGATCATTTCCAGTTTGACTTGGAGAGTGACTACTACGATCCAAAGTCTGATCCAGAAAATCCGCGCTGGATTATGGTGGATATCGAGTTTGTACGTAAGACCGAGCGCTTGATCCCACTGTCAGTGATGAAAGCGATGCCTGAGCTAGAAAATATGCCATTGGTGAAACGCGGCAATCGCTTATCGATCATGCCGGTGAGTGAAGATGAGTGGCAAGCGATCCTTAGCAAAGAGAAGTTGCCAAGTCGCCAATAA
- a CDS encoding COG3650 family protein, translating to MKALKNPVALATLLVLQACSMQPSPSGEDTPNTPPASLDKPETILPQTFMLRGEVVIGHESQYITPCGSDKQYWLQLSPQQIQRAVGLTSEPYQIMYGEIIGHLTQPGVDGFSADFDANVVVEQVNFLTTENTSRCKETSKPTRVFGNEPSWHAHFEGDSFVLKQIGKPIETLNVDSRQLQPRQRTYQLNDGELRMTENLCSDTMSNSLYGWKATLEHNGKSYQGCGMTANIDSTLDWADTYVATSTQSQGFEVQMTLNTDHSAITQYRYADGQPSLIERGYWQQLSPSQIQVVMTHHQQQRLITERLFTRDGDTLKATQEKVGSMVYPIAGGGLVLYPSTIHNSDTENTTQQSNSTPIKTVNIPSSADFNSKVDAAVRNYFFINQINSNNNQYRWLTYDLNDDGNEELLVQLDWCGSGGCTLLVFENDNKTWVFNSRITLVQSPIMLGQQTSHGWRDLIFNVSGGGASSGQHVMQYTGASYPINPSLAPKATKEQISGVRLFSDEISPVRDGVRL from the coding sequence ATGAAGGCTTTGAAAAACCCAGTAGCATTAGCCACACTGCTGGTCCTGCAAGCATGTAGCATGCAGCCATCACCGTCAGGTGAAGACACACCAAACACACCGCCTGCATCTTTAGATAAGCCGGAAACCATCTTACCTCAAACCTTTATGTTGCGTGGTGAAGTGGTGATTGGCCACGAAAGCCAATACATCACGCCTTGTGGTAGCGATAAACAATATTGGCTACAACTCTCTCCCCAACAAATCCAACGTGCAGTAGGGTTAACCTCCGAGCCTTACCAAATTATGTATGGTGAAATTATTGGTCATCTGACTCAGCCAGGTGTTGATGGTTTCTCTGCAGATTTTGATGCCAACGTTGTGGTTGAACAAGTGAACTTCCTCACGACAGAAAATACAAGCCGCTGTAAAGAAACCAGCAAACCAACGCGCGTCTTTGGGAACGAACCATCATGGCATGCACATTTCGAAGGCGACTCATTTGTGCTTAAGCAAATCGGTAAGCCTATAGAAACACTAAATGTTGATAGTCGCCAACTGCAACCGCGTCAACGCACCTATCAACTTAACGATGGAGAGTTGCGCATGACAGAGAATCTATGTTCTGACACTATGAGTAATTCTCTATATGGTTGGAAAGCGACACTAGAGCACAATGGTAAGAGCTACCAAGGTTGTGGTATGACAGCGAATATAGATTCTACCTTAGACTGGGCGGATACCTATGTAGCGACATCAACCCAATCACAGGGCTTTGAAGTCCAGATGACACTGAACACCGATCACAGCGCAATCACTCAATACCGCTACGCGGATGGACAACCATCGTTGATTGAACGAGGTTATTGGCAACAACTGAGCCCATCACAAATACAAGTAGTGATGACGCATCACCAACAGCAACGATTGATCACTGAACGTTTGTTCACTCGTGATGGAGATACACTCAAAGCAACTCAAGAGAAAGTAGGCAGCATGGTTTATCCTATTGCTGGTGGTGGACTGGTACTCTATCCATCAACAATACATAACTCAGACACAGAGAATACCACGCAACAAAGCAACAGCACTCCTATCAAAACGGTGAACATTCCATCAAGTGCAGACTTCAACTCCAAAGTTGATGCTGCTGTTCGTAACTACTTCTTCATTAACCAAATAAATTCAAACAACAACCAATATCGCTGGCTGACTTACGACCTAAATGATGATGGAAATGAAGAATTGCTCGTCCAACTGGATTGGTGTGGTTCAGGTGGTTGCACATTATTAGTCTTTGAAAATGACAACAAAACTTGGGTATTCAATAGCCGTATCACGCTGGTGCAAAGCCCAATAATGCTTGGCCAACAAACCTCTCATGGTTGGCGAGACCTCATTTTTAATGTCAGCGGGGGCGGAGCTTCGTCTGGCCAACATGTCATGCAATACACCGGGGCAAGTTACCCAATTAATCCAAGTTTAGCGCCAAAGGCAACCAAAGAGCAGATCAGTGGTGTACGCTTGTTCTCTGATGAAATTAGCCCAGTTCGCGACGGAGTCCGTTTGTGA
- the rhtB gene encoding homoserine/homoserine lactone efflux protein, producing MDTHVWLAYVVTAIVFSLAPGSGTVNSISNGLSYGTRKSLGAIVGLQIGLAIHIALVGAGIGALVAQSAMAFTVIKWVGAAYLVWLGIQKWRDTSGLVAAESHKAMSGTSLLYKAILINLTNPKSIVFLVALFPQFIDPAKDQLTQLLVLGVTTVTIDAFVMLGYTTLAAQMGRFIRSDRIMSKINKVFGSMFMGCGALLAAAK from the coding sequence ATGGATACCCACGTTTGGTTAGCCTATGTGGTAACAGCAATCGTTTTTAGTCTGGCTCCGGGATCGGGTACCGTCAACTCAATCAGTAATGGTTTGAGTTACGGCACACGCAAGTCATTGGGTGCTATCGTCGGTTTGCAAATCGGTCTGGCAATTCATATTGCTCTAGTAGGTGCGGGTATTGGCGCATTGGTCGCACAATCGGCCATGGCATTTACCGTGATCAAGTGGGTTGGTGCAGCTTACCTTGTGTGGCTTGGCATTCAAAAATGGCGTGATACGTCCGGTTTGGTTGCTGCTGAAAGCCATAAAGCCATGTCAGGGACTTCTCTATTATATAAAGCCATTCTCATTAACCTGACTAACCCAAAATCTATTGTGTTCTTAGTGGCATTGTTTCCACAGTTCATCGACCCAGCAAAAGATCAACTGACACAGTTGTTGGTATTGGGTGTGACCACAGTGACCATCGATGCATTTGTCATGCTCGGGTACACCACACTGGCTGCACAAATGGGCCGTTTTATTCGCTCTGATCGTATCATGAGTAAAATAAACAAAGTCTTTGGCTCAATGTTTATGGGTTGCGGCGCCTTGCTTGCTGCAGCAAAATGA
- a CDS encoding tRNA-uridine aminocarboxypropyltransferase produces MTQQPCLQCGFQFNCICSLLPKLSSEHKLMLLIHPNEQARDTNTGKLLIQCQLNVTRVVWERKCPPAEWSTMFADPSLLPVLLFPSEESLTLEQVQKQSHQQNRKPMFIILDATWQEARKMINKSHWLEDIAMMGLVSQANSQYQLRRNQQDGNLCTFEVAAQLLGQLGEHENQQQMLDFFQHYIPHFQAEKSGHALKS; encoded by the coding sequence ATAACGCAGCAGCCTTGTCTCCAGTGTGGTTTTCAATTCAACTGCATTTGCTCACTGCTGCCAAAGCTGAGCAGTGAACATAAATTAATGCTCTTGATACATCCAAATGAGCAAGCTCGAGACACCAATACAGGCAAACTACTTATCCAGTGCCAGTTGAATGTGACTCGAGTCGTTTGGGAGCGTAAATGCCCACCAGCAGAATGGTCAACCATGTTTGCAGATCCAAGCTTGTTGCCAGTACTTCTTTTTCCAAGTGAAGAGAGCCTAACGTTGGAACAAGTACAAAAGCAAAGCCATCAACAAAATAGAAAACCAATGTTCATCATCCTTGATGCGACTTGGCAAGAAGCTCGTAAAATGATCAACAAGAGCCATTGGTTAGAGGATATTGCGATGATGGGGCTAGTCAGCCAAGCCAATTCTCAATATCAACTGCGTCGCAATCAGCAAGATGGGAACTTATGCACATTTGAAGTCGCAGCGCAGCTGTTAGGACAACTCGGTGAACATGAAAACCAACAGCAAATGCTGGATTTCTTCCAACATTACATCCCACACTTTCAAGCAGAGAAAAGTGGCCATGCGCTCAAATCATAA
- a CDS encoding Cof-type HAD-IIB family hydrolase — MTISLPCKEITKIVASDLDGTLLAPNHQLSAYSKETLKALHEKGYTFVFATGRHHVDVASIRRTVGIPAYMITSNGARVHDQNDHEMYSQNVPEDLVQPVINTIKTDPEILIHMYQNEDWLLNKDDEQLRDFHEEFSYKLYDENNAPTDGIAKIFFTHPAQDHDHLVTFETKLREQFGDRLNIAFSTPWCLEVMSAGVSKGDALKAVAESIGLTLENTIAFGDGMNDVEMLSMAGKGLVMGTSHEKVMKALPNNEVIGSNADDAVAHYLQEHLL, encoded by the coding sequence ATGACCATATCGCTACCTTGCAAAGAGATCACCAAAATCGTTGCCTCCGATCTGGATGGTACTTTACTCGCACCTAACCACCAGCTAAGTGCCTACTCAAAAGAAACGCTGAAAGCGCTGCACGAAAAAGGTTACACATTTGTCTTTGCAACGGGTCGTCACCACGTAGACGTCGCAAGCATTCGTCGTACAGTCGGCATTCCGGCTTACATGATCACATCAAACGGTGCGCGCGTGCATGACCAAAATGATCACGAGATGTACAGCCAAAATGTCCCTGAAGATTTGGTACAACCGGTGATCAACACGATCAAAACGGATCCAGAAATACTTATCCACATGTACCAAAATGAAGACTGGTTGTTGAACAAAGACGATGAGCAACTGCGTGATTTTCATGAAGAGTTCAGTTATAAACTGTACGATGAAAACAACGCGCCGACGGATGGCATTGCGAAAATTTTCTTCACGCATCCTGCGCAAGATCACGACCACCTTGTCACTTTCGAAACTAAGCTGCGCGAGCAATTTGGAGACCGATTGAACATCGCATTCTCTACACCTTGGTGCTTAGAAGTAATGAGCGCTGGCGTTTCTAAAGGTGATGCACTAAAAGCAGTCGCGGAGTCCATTGGCCTAACGCTAGAAAACACCATCGCATTTGGCGACGGCATGAACGATGTAGAAATGCTATCAATGGCGGGTAAAGGTTTGGTGATGGGTACGTCTCACGAGAAAGTGATGAAGGCACTACCAAACAATGAAGTGATTGGCAGCAACGCCGACGATGCAGTCGCACACTACCTGCAAGAGCATTTGCTATAA
- a CDS encoding cystatin domain-containing protein, translating into MKKTLLASMVCVVALAGCNQKEETVAPTQSQLEANPICNAENLAGGWSQGEITPEAQQALDFVLGQMNTAAKLKEILSVRTQVVNGINYAIEFEMDNGEVWNTIVYRSLKGDMEMTQPAQQGRLCP; encoded by the coding sequence ATGAAGAAAACATTATTAGCATCAATGGTTTGTGTAGTGGCTTTAGCTGGGTGTAATCAAAAGGAAGAGACCGTGGCACCAACACAATCGCAACTAGAAGCGAACCCTATCTGCAACGCTGAAAATCTTGCGGGCGGTTGGTCACAAGGTGAAATTACACCTGAAGCTCAACAAGCACTCGACTTTGTTCTTGGCCAAATGAATACCGCAGCCAAACTGAAAGAAATTTTGAGCGTACGCACTCAAGTCGTAAATGGCATTAACTACGCAATTGAATTCGAAATGGACAATGGTGAAGTATGGAACACCATCGTTTACCGCTCACTGAAAGGTGATATGGAAATGACGCAGCCAGCACAACAAGGTCGTCTTTGCCCATAG
- a CDS encoding cyclin-dependent kinase inhibitor 3 family protein — translation MSHPTWQLDLETGALVLTPCPGTKGVELRASLEQLKAQGVEAIVTALDNAELAAKDVSALGELTQQLGMKWFQIEIEDDCAPNEEFAAKWSQASPELHAILAQGGKVAMHCMGGSGRTGLFAAHLLLEKDWALEDIVREVQALRPGAFTKPVQVEYIERVAQNA, via the coding sequence ATGTCTCATCCTACATGGCAATTAGATTTAGAAACGGGCGCTTTGGTACTGACCCCATGTCCTGGTACCAAAGGTGTTGAACTGCGAGCTTCGCTAGAGCAACTAAAAGCGCAAGGCGTAGAGGCGATTGTTACTGCCCTTGATAATGCTGAATTAGCCGCAAAAGACGTGTCTGCGTTGGGCGAATTAACCCAACAATTGGGCATGAAATGGTTCCAAATTGAGATTGAAGACGACTGTGCTCCAAACGAAGAGTTCGCTGCAAAATGGTCACAAGCGAGTCCTGAGCTGCACGCGATTCTTGCTCAAGGTGGCAAGGTTGCAATGCACTGTATGGGTGGCTCTGGTCGCACAGGTTTGTTTGCTGCGCACCTACTGCTAGAGAAAGATTGGGCGCTAGAAGACATCGTCCGTGAAGTGCAAGCGCTGCGTCCTGGTGCTTTCACAAAGCCAGTACAAGTTGAGTACATCGAGCGTGTGGCTCAAAACGCTTGA
- the yigB gene encoding 5-amino-6-(5-phospho-D-ribitylamino)uracil phosphatase YigB, whose product MKFYRSIPSVKAMTFDLDDTLYDNYPVIVRMEQELLSWLSRNHPAVAHLGKAEWLAVKKQVVEQQPELKSDVTRWRWVQLKRAFLDAGYDEPDAENAAQAGVDIALDWRSRFTVPQTSLDILAQLRKQLPLVAITNGNVDLDRIGLAPFFELVLKAGPDGRAKPEPDLFNKAQQFLDVPAQHILHVGDHLVTDVLGAKLSGYSACWFNRNTEPRQGNTKSQLLPDVEIHCLNTLGEFLNH is encoded by the coding sequence ATGAAATTCTACCGCAGTATTCCGTCAGTTAAAGCGATGACATTTGATCTTGATGATACGCTCTACGACAACTATCCAGTGATCGTGCGTATGGAACAAGAGTTATTGTCTTGGCTCAGTCGGAATCACCCCGCGGTTGCGCATTTGGGAAAAGCGGAGTGGCTGGCAGTAAAAAAACAAGTCGTAGAGCAGCAACCTGAGCTAAAAAGCGATGTGACGCGTTGGCGTTGGGTGCAGCTAAAAAGGGCATTTCTTGACGCCGGTTATGACGAGCCTGATGCGGAGAACGCAGCACAGGCAGGCGTTGATATTGCGTTAGACTGGCGCAGCCGGTTTACCGTACCACAGACAAGCCTCGATATACTGGCGCAACTTAGAAAACAACTTCCCCTTGTTGCCATCACTAACGGTAATGTTGATTTAGATAGAATCGGCCTTGCTCCGTTCTTTGAACTGGTCTTAAAGGCAGGGCCTGATGGACGAGCGAAACCTGAGCCCGATTTATTTAATAAAGCGCAGCAATTTTTAGATGTACCAGCCCAACATATTCTTCATGTTGGTGACCATTTGGTGACGGATGTTTTGGGAGCGAAACTGTCAGGCTATTCCGCGTGCTGGTTTAATCGCAATACAGAACCTCGGCAGGGAAATACGAAAAGTCAGTTATTACCAGATGTAGAGATCCATTGCTTGAACACCTTGGGGGAGTTCTTAAACCACTGA
- a CDS encoding ArsJ-associated glyceraldehyde-3-phosphate dehydrogenase, producing MTIKVGINGFGRIGRLALRAAFDWPELEFVHINDVAGDAATLGHLLEFDSIQGRWNHAVQVEGTDMVINGKRITTSQERDIDAVNWSQCDVVIEATGVHRKTSFLNKYLEQGVKRVVVSAPVKEDGVANIVVGVNDHIFDPAQHRIVTAASCTTNCIAPVVKVIHEKLGIEQSSFTTIHDLTNTQTILDAPHKDLRRARACGMSLIPTTTGSAKAIVEIFPELKDKINGHAVRVPLANASLTDIIFDVKRDTTAEEVNALLKEASEGELKGILGFEERPLVSIDYKGDQRSTIVDAQSTMVVGSRMVKIYAWYDNEMGYATRTAELVRNVGMA from the coding sequence ATGACGATTAAAGTAGGTATTAACGGTTTTGGTCGAATTGGCCGTTTGGCATTGCGCGCTGCGTTTGATTGGCCAGAACTAGAGTTCGTACACATCAACGACGTCGCGGGTGATGCAGCAACACTTGGTCACTTACTTGAGTTCGATTCCATTCAAGGTCGTTGGAACCACGCAGTGCAAGTTGAAGGCACAGATATGGTGATCAACGGTAAGCGCATTACGACTTCACAAGAGCGTGATATCGATGCAGTGAACTGGAGCCAATGTGATGTTGTGATTGAGGCAACGGGCGTTCATCGCAAAACCTCATTCCTAAACAAATACCTAGAGCAAGGCGTAAAACGCGTCGTTGTTAGCGCACCAGTGAAAGAAGACGGCGTTGCGAATATCGTCGTTGGCGTGAACGACCACATCTTCGACCCAGCGCAGCACCGCATCGTCACTGCTGCGTCTTGTACAACCAACTGTATTGCACCAGTCGTGAAAGTGATTCACGAGAAACTGGGCATTGAACAATCGTCATTCACAACGATTCACGATTTAACTAACACACAAACGATTCTGGATGCGCCGCACAAAGACCTACGTCGTGCACGTGCATGTGGTATGAGCCTGATCCCAACTACAACGGGCAGTGCAAAAGCGATTGTGGAAATCTTCCCAGAGTTGAAAGACAAGATTAACGGTCACGCGGTTCGTGTTCCTCTAGCAAACGCCTCGCTGACAGACATCATTTTTGATGTGAAACGTGATACCACGGCAGAAGAGGTTAACGCACTACTGAAAGAAGCTTCTGAAGGCGAGCTAAAAGGCATCCTTGGCTTTGAAGAGCGTCCATTGGTTTCTATCGATTACAAAGGCGACCAACGTTCAACTATCGTTGATGCGCAATCAACCATGGTTGTGGGTTCTCGTATGGTGAAGATTTACGCTTGGTATGATAACGAAATGGGTTACGCGACGCGTACTGCAGAATTGGTTCGTAACGTTGGTATGGCATAA
- a CDS encoding DUF484 family protein, with protein sequence MLVEEKEIQLPSVDADALTAEVVAEYLKDHPDFFVQRPELIDRLSLPHADLGTVSLVHIQMNRQRQRIEELEEEITTLMSLAASNDRTFYEFMDLQGQILKCADFKQVIAAIEQKAKELGLKAYVRLLSQCHAETQLSKESYQRFAMNHLNGKDAYLGRLRKVDREALFGNMDVPEMGSYVVLPLVKQQPLGVLAFSSEDGGHFQPDMDTLFLRHLSLVVAYLAQTLVWHEHHDNSTQQTSTQ encoded by the coding sequence GTGTTAGTAGAAGAAAAGGAAATTCAATTACCCTCCGTTGACGCCGATGCTTTGACGGCAGAAGTGGTTGCTGAATATCTGAAAGACCATCCGGATTTCTTTGTTCAGCGCCCAGAACTGATTGATCGACTTTCTCTGCCTCATGCTGATCTCGGTACCGTTTCTCTTGTGCATATTCAAATGAATCGTCAGCGTCAGCGCATTGAAGAACTTGAAGAAGAAATCACCACACTGATGTCCTTGGCTGCCAGTAATGACCGAACATTTTATGAGTTCATGGATCTGCAAGGGCAAATTCTTAAGTGTGCTGATTTTAAGCAAGTGATTGCAGCAATCGAACAGAAAGCAAAAGAGCTGGGTTTAAAAGCCTATGTTCGTCTGTTGAGTCAGTGTCATGCTGAAACTCAACTGAGTAAGGAAAGTTACCAACGTTTTGCGATGAATCACTTAAATGGCAAAGACGCTTATCTAGGTCGTCTGCGTAAAGTGGATCGTGAAGCTTTGTTTGGAAATATGGATGTTCCAGAAATGGGGTCCTATGTGGTGTTGCCGTTGGTGAAACAACAGCCGCTCGGTGTTCTGGCATTTTCTAGTGAAGATGGTGGTCACTTTCAACCAGATATGGATACCTTGTTTTTGCGTCACCTCTCATTAGTCGTGGCATATCTCGCACAAACTCTGGTATGGCATGAACATCATGATAACAGCACCCAACAAACCTCTACCCAATAG
- a CDS encoding alpha/beta fold hydrolase, translating to MAINHSPLTYTQEHLFEQAIGGPIAALWQERQEGFVKGTEKKKIYWCKLTNPEHTKAILIVNGRVEASWKYQELFYDLYRQGYDVYSFDHRGQGLSDRLLPDSDMGHVYDFNDYIDDMALVLQQLDLSGYQQRFIIAHSMGGAIATRYLQTHPEHHFNALILSAPMFGIHLPWYLSPVAIPVTQILAAVSSQPSYAPGHKAYYPKPFEDNPLSQSASRYHWFRDLYNNKPELQVGGPSTRWVWQGLMAAKQCILLTRQINVPVLLVQAGNDRIVSNAAQQRFINKLRKTNPNAQLISIDNAEHEILFEKDQYRNQALDMIFSFMREQSQITN from the coding sequence ATGGCTATTAACCATTCACCTTTGACTTATACTCAAGAGCACTTATTTGAGCAAGCAATAGGTGGTCCGATCGCAGCACTTTGGCAAGAACGACAAGAGGGCTTTGTAAAAGGGACAGAGAAAAAGAAAATCTACTGGTGCAAACTTACCAACCCTGAGCACACAAAAGCCATACTGATCGTCAACGGCCGCGTTGAGGCTTCCTGGAAATACCAAGAACTGTTCTACGATCTGTATCGACAAGGTTATGACGTGTATTCGTTTGACCACCGAGGACAAGGTTTATCAGATCGTCTGCTGCCAGACTCTGACATGGGTCACGTCTATGACTTTAATGATTACATTGACGATATGGCATTAGTGCTGCAGCAGCTCGACTTAAGTGGCTACCAACAACGTTTTATCATCGCTCACTCCATGGGTGGCGCGATTGCGACACGTTATCTTCAGACTCATCCAGAACATCACTTCAATGCTTTGATCCTAAGCGCACCAATGTTTGGTATTCACCTCCCTTGGTATCTCAGTCCTGTTGCCATTCCAGTAACGCAAATCCTTGCCGCTGTCTCATCACAGCCAAGCTATGCACCAGGCCATAAAGCGTATTATCCAAAACCATTTGAAGATAACCCACTTAGCCAAAGCGCCAGTCGCTACCATTGGTTCCGCGATTTATACAACAATAAACCAGAACTACAGGTTGGTGGGCCAAGCACTCGCTGGGTATGGCAAGGCTTAATGGCTGCCAAGCAATGCATTTTGCTGACACGCCAGATCAACGTTCCTGTTTTACTGGTTCAGGCGGGGAACGATCGCATCGTCAGTAACGCTGCACAACAACGCTTTATCAATAAACTCCGTAAAACCAACCCAAATGCACAGCTAATTTCTATCGATAATGCAGAACACGAAATCTTGTTCGAGAAAGACCAATATCGGAACCAAGCGCTCGATATGATCTTTTCTTTTATGCGTGAGCAAAGCCAAATAACAAATTAA
- the arsJ gene encoding organoarsenical effux MFS transporter ArsJ, producing the protein MISKLSKSIRQYMLVTFNYWNFTVTDGALRMLVVLYFHDLGYSSLAIASLFLFYEFFGVVTNLVGGWLGARLGLNKTMNVGLGMQIFALLMLAVPNAWLTIPWVMAAQAISGIAKDLNKMSAKSAIKTLVLDEQQGALYKWVAILTGSKNALKGAGFFVGGLLLSAFGFQTSMVIMASVLAFVFVCSLIWLEADMGKAKSKPKFRQIFSKSESVNILSAARMFLFGARDVWFVVALPIYLGSVFGWDHLMVGGFLAAWVIAYGFVQGFAPRITGKAQGRVPDGSAALIWAGILAVITGAIAYGVQIGWQPELVIVVGLMIFGAVFAVNSSLHSYLIVSYAKGDGVSLDVGFYYMANAMGRLIGTVLSGWIYQEAGLAACLWVSFGFLALTTLISIKLPKSKVATA; encoded by the coding sequence ATGATTTCAAAACTAAGCAAAAGTATCCGTCAGTATATGCTGGTGACGTTCAACTATTGGAACTTCACCGTGACGGATGGTGCACTCCGTATGTTGGTGGTGCTTTACTTTCATGACTTAGGCTACTCAAGCTTAGCCATTGCTTCGCTATTTCTTTTCTATGAATTTTTTGGCGTAGTGACCAACTTGGTTGGTGGCTGGCTAGGTGCTCGACTTGGTTTGAACAAAACCATGAACGTCGGCTTAGGGATGCAGATTTTTGCCTTGCTGATGTTGGCAGTGCCCAATGCTTGGTTGACCATTCCTTGGGTAATGGCGGCGCAGGCAATTTCAGGTATTGCCAAAGACTTAAATAAGATGAGTGCCAAGAGCGCGATCAAAACTTTGGTGCTAGACGAGCAGCAAGGTGCACTTTATAAGTGGGTTGCGATCTTAACGGGCTCGAAGAATGCGCTGAAAGGTGCGGGTTTCTTCGTTGGTGGTTTGCTGTTGTCGGCGTTTGGTTTCCAAACTTCGATGGTCATCATGGCAAGTGTGCTGGCTTTTGTGTTTGTATGCAGCTTGATCTGGCTAGAAGCGGATATGGGTAAGGCCAAGAGCAAACCTAAGTTCCGTCAAATTTTCTCTAAGTCAGAATCGGTGAACATTCTTTCCGCTGCACGTATGTTCCTATTTGGCGCGCGTGATGTGTGGTTTGTTGTTGCTCTTCCGATTTACCTTGGCAGCGTGTTTGGTTGGGATCACCTGATGGTAGGCGGCTTCCTTGCGGCCTGGGTAATTGCTTATGGATTCGTTCAAGGTTTTGCGCCGCGTATTACCGGCAAAGCGCAAGGTCGAGTGCCTGATGGCAGTGCGGCATTGATTTGGGCGGGAATTCTAGCGGTCATTACTGGCGCGATTGCTTACGGCGTACAAATTGGTTGGCAACCAGAACTTGTTATCGTCGTGGGCTTGATGATTTTCGGTGCGGTATTTGCTGTGAATTCATCTTTGCATTCTTACCTAATCGTCAGTTACGCGAAAGGCGATGGTGTATCACTGGATGTCGGTTTCTACTACATGGCGAACGCGATGGGACGTTTGATCGGTACAGTGTTGTCTGGTTGGATTTACCAAGAAGCGGGTCTAGCGGCATGTTTGTGGGTGTCATTTGGCTTCCTAGCGCTCACTACTCTGATTTCTATCAAGCTACCAAAAAGCAAAGTTGCCACCGCATAA